The Rhododendron vialii isolate Sample 1 chromosome 8a, ASM3025357v1 genome has a window encoding:
- the LOC131298336 gene encoding uncharacterized protein LOC131298336 isoform X1 yields the protein MGTNVKKGESKGEGLIDLVFSWSLSDVLNRHLYKAKVQLIPKTFSSTNEYMNSFIYPLIEETHADLSSSVETANRAPTREIWTVKISKDFKPPKDLYYNISLDRKRDTANDEGMYEPEFGDLIAFTEVRPRCIDDLDRPKSPYLIALVQRVNDYGSGKIEIRASKPIVPGEYGGTQGNKQNRRLFVVHLTNMITNLRIWTALKSELEGGNMNIIKRVLQTDSTIENCCTKCLSEESNLAVISIIKNTISSFKLDASQQDAVLSCVATRQCRHQNTVKLIWGPPGTGKTKTVASLLFVLLRIKCRTLTCAPTNIAVLGVASRLMSLVSGALEYDSRLMSLVSGALEYDTYGLGDIVLFGNGERMKIDDHEDLFNVFLDYRVYALGRCLAPRSGWKHNVESMICLLEDPEEMYRMYLEREEKNKNKDDDDDEEEEEEEEEEEEDEEAEEEEEASFGNQMANNNEDKEEDSDKDLNDGDKREIWRREIVQTLKENKKTEKKKKESSKREGKYYNSTRSNKEKGEKVEKDEDPMTFEEFFMKRFKLFENQLIFCITNLYTHMPTSFISVEVVKKMIKALDLLKSIGTMCTRAVVNKGLIEVMSGVDNIDNMIKHYGKLSSSKTECLQILKFLSEALCLPNFTERYKIQSFCLENAYLIFCTASSSAKLHTEGMRPLELLVIDEAAQLKECESTIPLQLSGLCHAILIGDERQLPAMVQSKLCELAEFGRSLFERLVILGHTRHLLNIQYRMHPSISLFPNREFYDSKILDGPNVKERTYERRFLQGGMYGSYSFINVTHGKEEFDSRHSRKNMVEVAVVSDIVASLFKESVASKQKVRVGCISPYKAQVFALQEKLGKTYNTDSNGDFSVNVRSVDGFQGGEEDLIIISTVRCNGRGSVGFLSNRQRTNVALTRARHCLWILGNGATLINSGSVWKKLVVDAKARSCFYDATDEKNLAQAVAGALVELNQLDTVLRTDSLLFRNTRWKVCFSDYFRKSISRIKNIGVRKEVLSILQRLSSGWDQHRKVTVANRGGASSQLLELDTVNELLNLIWSVDVVNESSKDIQVLKVWDILPTAEIPVLANHLDTVFGDYTVNKMNRCLCRSFEGNIVVPVTWPTNSSARTEVSHANADYVRFLESQLASLTMKDEPGSSITKDSRNQVKSKRNNQRRQKPRG from the exons ATGGGAACAAATGTGAAGAAGGGAGAATCCAAGGGTGAAGGGTTGATTGACTTGGTCTTCTCCTGGTCTCTTTCTGATGTGCTCAACAGACATCTTTACAAGGCCAAG GTTCAGCTAATTCCAAAGACCTTTTCATCAACCAATGAGTATATGAACTCATTTATCTACCCCCTCATTGAAGAAACGCACGCTGATTTGTCCTCAAGCGTGGAGACAGCGAATCGTGCTCCAACCCGTGAAATATGGACAGTTAAAATATCCAAAGACTTCAAACCTCCCAAGGACTTGTACTACAACATTTCATTGGATAGGAAGAGAGATACCGCGAATGATGAAGGAATGTACGAGCCTGAGTTTGGAGATCTCATCGCCTTTACAGAGGTGAGACCAAGATGTATTGATGATCTAGACAGGCCTAAAAGTCCTTATCTTATTGCTTTAGTCCAAAGGGTGAACGATTATGGTTCTGGAAAAATTGAAATACGGGCTTCCAAGCCTATCGTGCCCGGTGAATATGGAGGTACACAAGGGAATAAGCAGAACAGAAGACTTTTTGTTGTTCACCTTACAAATATGATAACTAATCTGAGAATATGGACTGCATTGAAGTCAGAGCTGGAAGGGGGAAACATGAACATCATTAAAAGAGTGCTGCAAACTGATTCCACT ATCGAGAACTGCTGTACCAAGTGCTTGTCTGAAGAGAGCAACCTAGCTGTCATATCCATCATCAAGAATACTATCAGCTCCTTTAAATTGGACGCTTCCCAACAGGATGCTGTGTTAAGTTGTGTTGCCACAAGACAATGTCGTCATCAGAATACTGTCAAACTAATCTGGGGCCCTCCCGGCACTGGGAAAACAAAGACAGTGGCTTCATTACTATTTGTTCTATTGAGGATAAAATGCAGAACACTGACATGTGCTCCAACCAACATTGCAGTCTTAGGAGTTGCTTCACGGCTTATGAGTTTGGTGAGTGGTGCACTTGAGTATGATTCACGGCTTATGAGTTTGGTGAGTGGTGCACTTGAGTATGATACTTATGGATTGGGCGACATAGTTTTATTTGGTAATGGGGAGAGAATGAAGATTGACGATCATGAAGACCTCTTCAATGTGTTTCTTGATTACCGTGTTTATGCTCTTGGCCGTTGTCTTGCTCCGAGGTCTGGGTGGAAACATAATGTTGAATCGATGATATGTTTACTCGAAGACCCTGAAGAGATGTACCGCATGTATTTGGAACgagaagaaaagaacaagaataaggatgatgatgatgatgaggaggaggaggaggaggaggaggaggaggaggaggatgaggaggcggaggaggaggaagaggcaAGTTTTGGAAATCAGATGGCAAATAACAATGAAGACAAAGAGGAAGATAGCGATAAGGACTTGAATGATGGGGATAAGAGGGAAATTTGGAGGAGGGAAATTGTTCAGACCTtgaaggaaaacaagaaaacggaaaagaagaagaaggagtcTTCAAAGAGAGAAGGGAAATACTACAACTCAACTAGAAgtaacaaagaaaaaggagaaaaggtGGAGAAGGATGAAGATCCGATGACATTTGAGGAATTTTTCATGAAGAGATTTAAACTTTTCGAAAATCAGCTCATCTTTTGTATTACAAATCTGTACACACATATGCCAACTTCTTTCATTTCGGTGGAAGTGGTAAAGAAGATGATTAAGGCTCTCGATTTGCTAAAATCCATTGGAACTATGTGTACCCGTGCTGTTGTAAATAAGGGTTTGATAGAAGTCATGAGTGGAGTTGACAACATCGATAACATGATTAAACACTATGGAAAGTTGAGTTCTTCCAAAACAGAGTGCCTCCAAATACTAAAGTTCCTCTCTGAAGCATTATGTCTGCCTAATTTTACTGAACGCTATAAAATTCAGAGTTTTTGCTTGGAAAACGCATACTTGATATTTTGCACGGCCTCAAGCTCGGCTAAATTGCATACTGAAGGAATGAGACCACTGGAATTGTTGGTTATCGATGAAGCTGCTCAACTCAAAGAATGTGAATCCACTATTCCATTGCAGCTCTCTGGCCTCTGTCATGCTATACTCATTGGGGATGAACGGCAACTGCCTGCAATGGTCCAAAGCAAG CTATGCGAGCTGGCTGAATTTGGAAGAAGCTTGTTCGAGAGGCTGGTAATATTAGGACATACGAGGCACCTTCTTAACATCCAGTACCGAATGCATCCATCAATAAGCTTGTTTCCAAATAGGGAGTTCTACGACAGCAAGATTTTGGATGGTCCTAATGTAAAAGAAAGAACCTACGAGAGGCGTTTTCTTCAAGGAGGTATGTACGGATCCTATTCTTTCATCAACGTAACCCATGGAAAAGAGGAATTTGATAGCAGGCATAGCAGGAAAAACATGGTAGAGGTGGCCGTGGTTTCCGATATTGTTGCAAGCCTCTTTAAAG AATCTGTGGCATCAAAACAAAAGGTCAGGGTTGGTTGCATATCGCCATACAAAGCTCAAGTATTTGCACTCCAAGAAAAACTTGGGAAAACATACAATACAGATTCAAACGGTGACTTCTCTGTAAATGTTAGATCAGTTGATGGGTTTCAAGGTGGTGAGGAGGATCTCATAATCATTTCTACTGTGCGGTGTAATGGGCGTGGATCTGTGGGCTTTCTTTCCAATCGTCAGAGGACAAATGTGGCTCTCACTCGCGCTAG GCATTGTCTCTGGATACTGGGCAATGGTGCTACTTTGATTAACAGCGGCTCTGTTTGGAAGAAACTAGTCGTCGATGCCAAGGCTCGAAGTTGCTTTTATGATGCTACTGATGAAAAGAACTTGGCCCAAGCTGTTGCAGGCGCCTTAGTTGAGCTTAACCAACTTGACACAGTACTCAGAACTGATTCACTGTTGTTCCGTAATACGAGGTGGAAG gtTTGTTTCAGTGACTACTTTAGGAAATCCATATCTAGAATCAAGAATATAGGTGTCCGTAAGGAAGTGCTTTCCATCTTACAAAGGCTTTCAAGTGGCTGGGATCAGCACCGAAAGGTTACCGTTGCAAATAGGGGTGGGGCTTCTTCTCAACTGTTGGAGCTGGACACAGTCAATGAATTGCTGAATCTTATATGGAGTGTGGACGTTGTCAACGAAAGTTCAAAAGACATTCAGGTTCTAAAGGTCTGGGATATTTTGCCTACGGCTGAGATACCAGTTCTAGCAAACCATCTAGACACCGTGTTTGGGGACTATACAGTTAATAAGATGAACCGCTGCTTATGCAGAAGCTTCGAAGG GAATATAGTAGTTCCAGTGACATGGCCAACCAACTCAAGTGCTCGTACGGAGGTTTCTCACGCTAATGCAGATTATGTACGGTTCTTAGAAAGCCAATTAGCTTCATTAACCATGAAGGATGAGCCAGGATCGTCGATTACCAA GGACTCCAGAAACCAAGTGAAGTCCAAAAGGAACAATCAGAGAAGACAGAAGCCAAGGGGATGA
- the LOC131298336 gene encoding uncharacterized protein LOC131298336 isoform X3, with protein sequence MGTNVKKGESKGEGLIDLVFSWSLSDVLNRHLYKAKVQLIPKTFSSTNEYMNSFIYPLIEETHADLSSSVETANRAPTREIWTVKISKDFKPPKDLYYNISLDRKRDTANDEGMYEPEFGDLIAFTEVRPRCIDDLDRPKSPYLIALVQRVNDYGSGKIEIRASKPIVPGEYGGTQGNKQNRRLFVVHLTNMITNLRIWTALKSELEGGNMNIIKRVLQTDSTIENCCTKCLSEESNLAVISIIKNTISSFKLDASQQDAVLSCVATRQCRHQNTVKLIWGPPGTGKTKTVASLLFVLLRIKCRTLTCAPTNIAVLGYDSRLMSLVSGALEYDTYGLGDIVLFGNGERMKIDDHEDLFNVFLDYRVYALGRCLAPRSGWKHNVESMICLLEDPEEMYRMYLEREEKNKNKDDDDDEEEEEEEEEEEEDEEAEEEEEASFGNQMANNNEDKEEDSDKDLNDGDKREIWRREIVQTLKENKKTEKKKKESSKREGKYYNSTRSNKEKGEKVEKDEDPMTFEEFFMKRFKLFENQLIFCITNLYTHMPTSFISVEVVKKMIKALDLLKSIGTMCTRAVVNKGLIEVMSGVDNIDNMIKHYGKLSSSKTECLQILKFLSEALCLPNFTERYKIQSFCLENAYLIFCTASSSAKLHTEGMRPLELLVIDEAAQLKECESTIPLQLSGLCHAILIGDERQLPAMVQSKLCELAEFGRSLFERLVILGHTRHLLNIQYRMHPSISLFPNREFYDSKILDGPNVKERTYERRFLQGGMYGSYSFINVTHGKEEFDSRHSRKNMVEVAVVSDIVASLFKESVASKQKVRVGCISPYKAQVFALQEKLGKTYNTDSNGDFSVNVRSVDGFQGGEEDLIIISTVRCNGRGSVGFLSNRQRTNVALTRARHCLWILGNGATLINSGSVWKKLVVDAKARSCFYDATDEKNLAQAVAGALVELNQLDTVLRTDSLLFRNTRWKVCFSDYFRKSISRIKNIGVRKEVLSILQRLSSGWDQHRKVTVANRGGASSQLLELDTVNELLNLIWSVDVVNESSKDIQVLKVWDILPTAEIPVLANHLDTVFGDYTVNKMNRCLCRSFEGNIVVPVTWPTNSSARTEVSHANADYVRFLESQLASLTMKDEPGSSITKDSRNQVKSKRNNQRRQKPRG encoded by the exons ATGGGAACAAATGTGAAGAAGGGAGAATCCAAGGGTGAAGGGTTGATTGACTTGGTCTTCTCCTGGTCTCTTTCTGATGTGCTCAACAGACATCTTTACAAGGCCAAG GTTCAGCTAATTCCAAAGACCTTTTCATCAACCAATGAGTATATGAACTCATTTATCTACCCCCTCATTGAAGAAACGCACGCTGATTTGTCCTCAAGCGTGGAGACAGCGAATCGTGCTCCAACCCGTGAAATATGGACAGTTAAAATATCCAAAGACTTCAAACCTCCCAAGGACTTGTACTACAACATTTCATTGGATAGGAAGAGAGATACCGCGAATGATGAAGGAATGTACGAGCCTGAGTTTGGAGATCTCATCGCCTTTACAGAGGTGAGACCAAGATGTATTGATGATCTAGACAGGCCTAAAAGTCCTTATCTTATTGCTTTAGTCCAAAGGGTGAACGATTATGGTTCTGGAAAAATTGAAATACGGGCTTCCAAGCCTATCGTGCCCGGTGAATATGGAGGTACACAAGGGAATAAGCAGAACAGAAGACTTTTTGTTGTTCACCTTACAAATATGATAACTAATCTGAGAATATGGACTGCATTGAAGTCAGAGCTGGAAGGGGGAAACATGAACATCATTAAAAGAGTGCTGCAAACTGATTCCACT ATCGAGAACTGCTGTACCAAGTGCTTGTCTGAAGAGAGCAACCTAGCTGTCATATCCATCATCAAGAATACTATCAGCTCCTTTAAATTGGACGCTTCCCAACAGGATGCTGTGTTAAGTTGTGTTGCCACAAGACAATGTCGTCATCAGAATACTGTCAAACTAATCTGGGGCCCTCCCGGCACTGGGAAAACAAAGACAGTGGCTTCATTACTATTTGTTCTATTGAGGATAAAATGCAGAACACTGACATGTGCTCCAACCAACATTGCAGTCTTAGGA TATGATTCACGGCTTATGAGTTTGGTGAGTGGTGCACTTGAGTATGATACTTATGGATTGGGCGACATAGTTTTATTTGGTAATGGGGAGAGAATGAAGATTGACGATCATGAAGACCTCTTCAATGTGTTTCTTGATTACCGTGTTTATGCTCTTGGCCGTTGTCTTGCTCCGAGGTCTGGGTGGAAACATAATGTTGAATCGATGATATGTTTACTCGAAGACCCTGAAGAGATGTACCGCATGTATTTGGAACgagaagaaaagaacaagaataaggatgatgatgatgatgaggaggaggaggaggaggaggaggaggaggaggaggatgaggaggcggaggaggaggaagaggcaAGTTTTGGAAATCAGATGGCAAATAACAATGAAGACAAAGAGGAAGATAGCGATAAGGACTTGAATGATGGGGATAAGAGGGAAATTTGGAGGAGGGAAATTGTTCAGACCTtgaaggaaaacaagaaaacggaaaagaagaagaaggagtcTTCAAAGAGAGAAGGGAAATACTACAACTCAACTAGAAgtaacaaagaaaaaggagaaaaggtGGAGAAGGATGAAGATCCGATGACATTTGAGGAATTTTTCATGAAGAGATTTAAACTTTTCGAAAATCAGCTCATCTTTTGTATTACAAATCTGTACACACATATGCCAACTTCTTTCATTTCGGTGGAAGTGGTAAAGAAGATGATTAAGGCTCTCGATTTGCTAAAATCCATTGGAACTATGTGTACCCGTGCTGTTGTAAATAAGGGTTTGATAGAAGTCATGAGTGGAGTTGACAACATCGATAACATGATTAAACACTATGGAAAGTTGAGTTCTTCCAAAACAGAGTGCCTCCAAATACTAAAGTTCCTCTCTGAAGCATTATGTCTGCCTAATTTTACTGAACGCTATAAAATTCAGAGTTTTTGCTTGGAAAACGCATACTTGATATTTTGCACGGCCTCAAGCTCGGCTAAATTGCATACTGAAGGAATGAGACCACTGGAATTGTTGGTTATCGATGAAGCTGCTCAACTCAAAGAATGTGAATCCACTATTCCATTGCAGCTCTCTGGCCTCTGTCATGCTATACTCATTGGGGATGAACGGCAACTGCCTGCAATGGTCCAAAGCAAG CTATGCGAGCTGGCTGAATTTGGAAGAAGCTTGTTCGAGAGGCTGGTAATATTAGGACATACGAGGCACCTTCTTAACATCCAGTACCGAATGCATCCATCAATAAGCTTGTTTCCAAATAGGGAGTTCTACGACAGCAAGATTTTGGATGGTCCTAATGTAAAAGAAAGAACCTACGAGAGGCGTTTTCTTCAAGGAGGTATGTACGGATCCTATTCTTTCATCAACGTAACCCATGGAAAAGAGGAATTTGATAGCAGGCATAGCAGGAAAAACATGGTAGAGGTGGCCGTGGTTTCCGATATTGTTGCAAGCCTCTTTAAAG AATCTGTGGCATCAAAACAAAAGGTCAGGGTTGGTTGCATATCGCCATACAAAGCTCAAGTATTTGCACTCCAAGAAAAACTTGGGAAAACATACAATACAGATTCAAACGGTGACTTCTCTGTAAATGTTAGATCAGTTGATGGGTTTCAAGGTGGTGAGGAGGATCTCATAATCATTTCTACTGTGCGGTGTAATGGGCGTGGATCTGTGGGCTTTCTTTCCAATCGTCAGAGGACAAATGTGGCTCTCACTCGCGCTAG GCATTGTCTCTGGATACTGGGCAATGGTGCTACTTTGATTAACAGCGGCTCTGTTTGGAAGAAACTAGTCGTCGATGCCAAGGCTCGAAGTTGCTTTTATGATGCTACTGATGAAAAGAACTTGGCCCAAGCTGTTGCAGGCGCCTTAGTTGAGCTTAACCAACTTGACACAGTACTCAGAACTGATTCACTGTTGTTCCGTAATACGAGGTGGAAG gtTTGTTTCAGTGACTACTTTAGGAAATCCATATCTAGAATCAAGAATATAGGTGTCCGTAAGGAAGTGCTTTCCATCTTACAAAGGCTTTCAAGTGGCTGGGATCAGCACCGAAAGGTTACCGTTGCAAATAGGGGTGGGGCTTCTTCTCAACTGTTGGAGCTGGACACAGTCAATGAATTGCTGAATCTTATATGGAGTGTGGACGTTGTCAACGAAAGTTCAAAAGACATTCAGGTTCTAAAGGTCTGGGATATTTTGCCTACGGCTGAGATACCAGTTCTAGCAAACCATCTAGACACCGTGTTTGGGGACTATACAGTTAATAAGATGAACCGCTGCTTATGCAGAAGCTTCGAAGG GAATATAGTAGTTCCAGTGACATGGCCAACCAACTCAAGTGCTCGTACGGAGGTTTCTCACGCTAATGCAGATTATGTACGGTTCTTAGAAAGCCAATTAGCTTCATTAACCATGAAGGATGAGCCAGGATCGTCGATTACCAA GGACTCCAGAAACCAAGTGAAGTCCAAAAGGAACAATCAGAGAAGACAGAAGCCAAGGGGATGA
- the LOC131298336 gene encoding uncharacterized protein LOC131298336 isoform X2, producing MGTNVKKGESKGEGLIDLVFSWSLSDVLNRHLYKAKVQLIPKTFSSTNEYMNSFIYPLIEETHADLSSSVETANRAPTREIWTVKISKDFKPPKDLYYNISLDRKRDTANDEGMYEPEFGDLIAFTEVRPRCIDDLDRPKSPYLIALVQRVNDYGSGKIEIRASKPIVPGEYGGTQGNKQNRRLFVVHLTNMITNLRIWTALKSELEGGNMNIIKRVLQTDSTIENCCTKCLSEESNLAVISIIKNTISSFKLDASQQDAVLSCVATRQCRHQNTVKLIWGPPGTGKTKTVASLLFVLLRIKCRTLTCAPTNIAVLGVASRLMSLVSGALEYDSRLMSLVSGALEYDTYGLGDIVLFGNGERMKIDDHEDLFNVFLDYRVYALGRCLAPRSGWKHNVESMICLLEDPEEMYRMYLEREEKNKNKDDDDDEEEEEEEEEEEEDEEAEEEEEASFGNQMANNNEDKEEDSDKDLNDGDKREIWRREIVQTLKENKKTEKKKKESSKREGKYYNSTRSNKEKGEKVEKDEDPMTFEEFFMKRFKLFENQLIFCITNLYTHMPTSFISVEVVKKMIKALDLLKSIGTMCTRAVVNKGLIEVMSGVDNIDNMIKHYGKLSSSKTECLQILKFLSEALCLPNFTERYKIQSFCLENAYLIFCTASSSAKLHTEGMRPLELLVIDEAAQLKECESTIPLQLSGLCHAILIGDERQLPAMVQSKLCELAEFGRSLFERLVILGHTRHLLNIQYRMHPSISLFPNREFYDSKILDGPNVKERTYERRFLQGGMYGSYSFINVTHGKEEFDSRHSRKNMVEVAVVSDIVASLFKESVASKQKVRVGCISPYKAQVFALQEKLGKTYNTDSNGDFSVNVRSVDGFQGGEEDLIIISTVRCNGRGSVGFLSNRQRTNVALTRARHCLWILGNGATLINSGSVWKKLVVDAKARSCFYDATDEKNLAQAVAGALVELNQLDTVLRTDSLLFRNTRWKVCFSDYFRKSISRIKNIGVRKEVLSILQRLSSGWDQHRKVTVANRGGASSQLLELDTVNELLNLIWSVDVVNESSKDIQVLKVWDILPTAEIPVLANHLDTVFGDYTVNKMNRCLCRSFEGNIVVPVTWPTNSSARTEVSHANADYVRFLESQLASLTMKDEPGSSITKNQVKSKRNNQRRQKPRG from the exons ATGGGAACAAATGTGAAGAAGGGAGAATCCAAGGGTGAAGGGTTGATTGACTTGGTCTTCTCCTGGTCTCTTTCTGATGTGCTCAACAGACATCTTTACAAGGCCAAG GTTCAGCTAATTCCAAAGACCTTTTCATCAACCAATGAGTATATGAACTCATTTATCTACCCCCTCATTGAAGAAACGCACGCTGATTTGTCCTCAAGCGTGGAGACAGCGAATCGTGCTCCAACCCGTGAAATATGGACAGTTAAAATATCCAAAGACTTCAAACCTCCCAAGGACTTGTACTACAACATTTCATTGGATAGGAAGAGAGATACCGCGAATGATGAAGGAATGTACGAGCCTGAGTTTGGAGATCTCATCGCCTTTACAGAGGTGAGACCAAGATGTATTGATGATCTAGACAGGCCTAAAAGTCCTTATCTTATTGCTTTAGTCCAAAGGGTGAACGATTATGGTTCTGGAAAAATTGAAATACGGGCTTCCAAGCCTATCGTGCCCGGTGAATATGGAGGTACACAAGGGAATAAGCAGAACAGAAGACTTTTTGTTGTTCACCTTACAAATATGATAACTAATCTGAGAATATGGACTGCATTGAAGTCAGAGCTGGAAGGGGGAAACATGAACATCATTAAAAGAGTGCTGCAAACTGATTCCACT ATCGAGAACTGCTGTACCAAGTGCTTGTCTGAAGAGAGCAACCTAGCTGTCATATCCATCATCAAGAATACTATCAGCTCCTTTAAATTGGACGCTTCCCAACAGGATGCTGTGTTAAGTTGTGTTGCCACAAGACAATGTCGTCATCAGAATACTGTCAAACTAATCTGGGGCCCTCCCGGCACTGGGAAAACAAAGACAGTGGCTTCATTACTATTTGTTCTATTGAGGATAAAATGCAGAACACTGACATGTGCTCCAACCAACATTGCAGTCTTAGGAGTTGCTTCACGGCTTATGAGTTTGGTGAGTGGTGCACTTGAGTATGATTCACGGCTTATGAGTTTGGTGAGTGGTGCACTTGAGTATGATACTTATGGATTGGGCGACATAGTTTTATTTGGTAATGGGGAGAGAATGAAGATTGACGATCATGAAGACCTCTTCAATGTGTTTCTTGATTACCGTGTTTATGCTCTTGGCCGTTGTCTTGCTCCGAGGTCTGGGTGGAAACATAATGTTGAATCGATGATATGTTTACTCGAAGACCCTGAAGAGATGTACCGCATGTATTTGGAACgagaagaaaagaacaagaataaggatgatgatgatgatgaggaggaggaggaggaggaggaggaggaggaggaggatgaggaggcggaggaggaggaagaggcaAGTTTTGGAAATCAGATGGCAAATAACAATGAAGACAAAGAGGAAGATAGCGATAAGGACTTGAATGATGGGGATAAGAGGGAAATTTGGAGGAGGGAAATTGTTCAGACCTtgaaggaaaacaagaaaacggaaaagaagaagaaggagtcTTCAAAGAGAGAAGGGAAATACTACAACTCAACTAGAAgtaacaaagaaaaaggagaaaaggtGGAGAAGGATGAAGATCCGATGACATTTGAGGAATTTTTCATGAAGAGATTTAAACTTTTCGAAAATCAGCTCATCTTTTGTATTACAAATCTGTACACACATATGCCAACTTCTTTCATTTCGGTGGAAGTGGTAAAGAAGATGATTAAGGCTCTCGATTTGCTAAAATCCATTGGAACTATGTGTACCCGTGCTGTTGTAAATAAGGGTTTGATAGAAGTCATGAGTGGAGTTGACAACATCGATAACATGATTAAACACTATGGAAAGTTGAGTTCTTCCAAAACAGAGTGCCTCCAAATACTAAAGTTCCTCTCTGAAGCATTATGTCTGCCTAATTTTACTGAACGCTATAAAATTCAGAGTTTTTGCTTGGAAAACGCATACTTGATATTTTGCACGGCCTCAAGCTCGGCTAAATTGCATACTGAAGGAATGAGACCACTGGAATTGTTGGTTATCGATGAAGCTGCTCAACTCAAAGAATGTGAATCCACTATTCCATTGCAGCTCTCTGGCCTCTGTCATGCTATACTCATTGGGGATGAACGGCAACTGCCTGCAATGGTCCAAAGCAAG CTATGCGAGCTGGCTGAATTTGGAAGAAGCTTGTTCGAGAGGCTGGTAATATTAGGACATACGAGGCACCTTCTTAACATCCAGTACCGAATGCATCCATCAATAAGCTTGTTTCCAAATAGGGAGTTCTACGACAGCAAGATTTTGGATGGTCCTAATGTAAAAGAAAGAACCTACGAGAGGCGTTTTCTTCAAGGAGGTATGTACGGATCCTATTCTTTCATCAACGTAACCCATGGAAAAGAGGAATTTGATAGCAGGCATAGCAGGAAAAACATGGTAGAGGTGGCCGTGGTTTCCGATATTGTTGCAAGCCTCTTTAAAG AATCTGTGGCATCAAAACAAAAGGTCAGGGTTGGTTGCATATCGCCATACAAAGCTCAAGTATTTGCACTCCAAGAAAAACTTGGGAAAACATACAATACAGATTCAAACGGTGACTTCTCTGTAAATGTTAGATCAGTTGATGGGTTTCAAGGTGGTGAGGAGGATCTCATAATCATTTCTACTGTGCGGTGTAATGGGCGTGGATCTGTGGGCTTTCTTTCCAATCGTCAGAGGACAAATGTGGCTCTCACTCGCGCTAG GCATTGTCTCTGGATACTGGGCAATGGTGCTACTTTGATTAACAGCGGCTCTGTTTGGAAGAAACTAGTCGTCGATGCCAAGGCTCGAAGTTGCTTTTATGATGCTACTGATGAAAAGAACTTGGCCCAAGCTGTTGCAGGCGCCTTAGTTGAGCTTAACCAACTTGACACAGTACTCAGAACTGATTCACTGTTGTTCCGTAATACGAGGTGGAAG gtTTGTTTCAGTGACTACTTTAGGAAATCCATATCTAGAATCAAGAATATAGGTGTCCGTAAGGAAGTGCTTTCCATCTTACAAAGGCTTTCAAGTGGCTGGGATCAGCACCGAAAGGTTACCGTTGCAAATAGGGGTGGGGCTTCTTCTCAACTGTTGGAGCTGGACACAGTCAATGAATTGCTGAATCTTATATGGAGTGTGGACGTTGTCAACGAAAGTTCAAAAGACATTCAGGTTCTAAAGGTCTGGGATATTTTGCCTACGGCTGAGATACCAGTTCTAGCAAACCATCTAGACACCGTGTTTGGGGACTATACAGTTAATAAGATGAACCGCTGCTTATGCAGAAGCTTCGAAGG GAATATAGTAGTTCCAGTGACATGGCCAACCAACTCAAGTGCTCGTACGGAGGTTTCTCACGCTAATGCAGATTATGTACGGTTCTTAGAAAGCCAATTAGCTTCATTAACCATGAAGGATGAGCCAGGATCGTCGATTACCAA AAACCAAGTGAAGTCCAAAAGGAACAATCAGAGAAGACAGAAGCCAAGGGGATGA